One Coccinella septempunctata chromosome X, icCocSept1.1, whole genome shotgun sequence genomic window carries:
- the LOC123321759 gene encoding nuclear pore complex protein Nup98-Nup96 isoform X2: MFSNLNKSTFGTSAPSTSFGLGASTSNTTSPWGSTGNNQLFGKPATPAFGQPASTSFGQPSTSSNSMFPFFSQSNTSGFGSGTSNQSTFGSNVFGQQPATTNLFGSNTFGQQKPTGFGFGTQNQQQPNLFGQSAQPQSSLFQTSGTSNLFSGGGAFGSTSTTMGTGTTIKFTPVTGTDTMQKGGVTTSINTKHHCITCMKEYENKSFEELRLEDYQANRKGPQSQFTSTPFGGTSSMFGQTTENKPAFAQPTGFGQIGGGTTFGQQTTGFGLNTQPSTSNSIFGKPPAFGATSSTTTTFGGFNTPATTSAFGTNQNKTFGGTGTTSLFGTTQTQQQSTPFGSNMFGQNNQLSKPVFGGLGQTSTASTFGQTPAFGQNTQQNNFGSNTFGKPLTFGQNQNTFQLGGQPNLFANNQQKSGSLLGSGGGLFGNNIFGSNTSSNFPLLQTSTQAAGQGLSTDSNQEPKALPLFATNQFGHTPFLKGLLPVDKPSSPTLYTTNPIEIKKMLENNKKVDENTSIKVKLKLGPPKTQKNNLFEEGTDEDSNKLYKTSCKRLVLKKKQDDSKHSIFENNSLCNDLSLKESDLSQGNDVSNLNGVNNSNLEGDRSFVLGLTEKQKTELKNINDKFALRKNFDWSLNMNGSVNESINTIYSNKNDGSMGDVSNGFEVPRKNTSDIDLTTNEAENENTRSPLSLRITSEISPNDTPLDQATKKVGPCGIILNRSEYYTLPSIEDLDNMVGEDGRCMIRGFTIGRRGYGNVYFPDEINVMNMNLDEIVHFRYKEIHMYPDETKKPPVGEGLNRRAQVTLDRVYPRMKETKEIIDNVDQVLAAKFPEQLVEISAKHGLKFVDYRPETGSWVFMVEHFSKYAFTESDEEDCELIVSNQNKTLTAKDRLNVFSEKKGLQSTDKTQMETDLVGDSMNGDLASEYTDEGDQRQGDLLHKSMTIDMEGQEEDFLNPIYEPSDTDIFYHNSHIQVLKAAFFSESECASTISSVDNYSPYKTDILEVKAKPLHRKPPQRPKVWKIYLSIASRPNDSVLLNASRCYSDFGLYKGKSYKVGWCNGFKNYTVKLPRPSEFEASLSLTLNTISTTSIDESLMDAITDCMKIAQNCSSMTMEGEEGIPTFQIIKDRTYLISCHEIFQKASNASGKSHFLYKDVWSLCHALWGPGRTTAPFVKSRLSSWLQTSIEDKVPKNKLNQDNTTENKLDIIFNQLSCFDIVEASKIAMEADMPILALIISQINLTKRLKAQIRHQVQCWYKDMFVDHINPEIMKIYLLLSGDTSSQDIDIFEGLEWKRAFGLYLWYLTSDGCPLQEAIAAYTNGFSKGNGAVEPKPSYNCGEDNICYDILYHILLLYKNNTYRLVKALHPETHTPVKTDFRLSWLLMLFFQSINVGLIDDFEVTHLHISFSSQLEENGLWDFAILPLLYLKNNSLKKNLIMGILNRNLSIDNDAEIEKKLVEHLHVPAVWIDNVKSWKSNSSVVSR; the protein is encoded by the exons atgttttcaaatttaaataagAGTACCTTTGGTACATCTGCTCCTAGTACTTCATTTG GCCTTGGAGCTTCAACGTCAAATACTACTAGTCCTTGGGGTAGTACAGGGAATAATCAACTTTTTGGTAAACCAGCTACACCAGCTTTTGGTCAGCCAGCGTCTACTTCATTTGGTCAACCCTCTACGTCTTCCAATTCAATGTTCCCCTTTTTCTCTCAGTCAAATACTTCAGGTTTTGGATCTGGCACTTCTAATCAGTCAACTTTCG GGTCAAATGTGTTTGGCCAACAACCTGCCACCACCAACTTATTTGGTTCCAACACCTTTGGACAGCAAAAACCCACTGGTTTTGGGTTTGGCACTCAGAATCAACAACAGCCGAATCTTTTTGGACAATCTGCCCAGCCTCAAAGTTCTCTTTTCCAAACATCAGGCACCTCCAACCTCTTCAGTGGAGGTGGTGCCTTTGGTTCTACCTCAACCACCATGGGTACAGGTACCACTATTAAGTTCACTCCAGTAACTGGCACTGATACCATGCAAAAGGGTGGTGTCACCACTAGTATTAATACTAAACATCATTGTATTACTTGTATGAAAGAATACGAAAACAAATCTTTCGAAGAACTCAGACTGGAGGATTATCAGGCTAACAGAAAAG GTCCCCAGTCACAATTCACCTCTACTCCATTTGGAGGCACCTCGTCAATGTTTGGTCAGACAACTGAAAACAAACCAGCATTCGCTCAGCCTACTGGTTTTGGGCAAATAGGTGGTGGAACTACCTTTGGTCAGCAAACAACTGGTTTTGGTTTGAATACTCAGCCATCAACATCTAATAGCATATTTGGAAAACCCCCAGCTTTTGGTGCTACCAGCTCTACCACCACAACCTTTGGAGGATTCAATACTCCTGCCACTACTAGTGCATTTGGAACAAATCAGAATAAAACCTTTGGTGGCACTGGCACAACCTCATTATTTGGTACCACCCAGACACAACAGCAATCTACACCATTTGGGAGCAATATGTTTGGGCAAAATAATCAG CTATCGAAACCTGTGTTCGGAGGTTTAGGTCAAACAAGTACAGCCAGCACTTTTGGACAAACACCAGCATTTGGTCAGAACACCCAGCAAAACAATTTTGGAAGTAATACATTTGGAAAGCCTTTAACTTTTGGGCAGAATCAGAATACATTTCAGCTAG GAGGACAACCGAATTTATTTGCTAATAATCAGCAAAAATCAGGGTCTCTTTTAGGTAGCGGTGGAGGACTTTTTGGCAATAACATTTTCGGATCTAATACTTCCTCAAATTTTCCTCTTCTACAAACAAGCACCCAAGCAGCTGGTCAAGG ATTATCGACGGATAGTAATCAAGAGCCAAAAGCTTTACCTTTGTTTGCTACTAATCAGTTCGGTCATACACCTTTCTTGAAGGGTTTGTTACCTGTTGACAAGCCCTCTTCTCCTACATTGTACACAACAAATCCtatagaaataaaaaagatgCTCGAGAATAATAAAAAAGTAGATGAAAACACAAGTATTAAGGTCAAATTGAAACTTGGACCACCTAAAACTCAAAAA AATAACCTGTTTGAGGAAGGTACTGATGAGGATAGTAATAAGCTTTACAAGACATCTTGTAAACGTTTAGTGTTAAAGAAAAAACAAGACGACTCTAAACACAGCATTTTCGAGAACAATTCTCTTTGTAATGATTTGTCTCTCAAAGAATCAGACCTTTCACAAGGAAATGATGTTTCAAACCTGAATGGGGTAAATAATAGCAATTTAGAAGGTGATAGAAGTTTCGTATTGGGATTGACTGAAAAACAGAAAacagaattgaaaaatattaatgaTAAATTTGCATTAAggaagaattttgattggtcacTCAATATGAATGGTTCTGTGAATGAATCTATCAATACCATCTATAGCAATAAAAATGATGGTAGTATGGGTGATGTATCCAATGGATTTGAAGTTCCTAGAAAGAATACATCTGACATCGACCTAACTACCAATGAAGCTGAAAATGAAAACACAAGAA GTCCTCTTTCATTGCGGATTACGTCAGAAATTTCACCTAATGACACTCCACTTGACCAAGCAACAAAAAAAGTTGGTCCATGTGGCATAATCTTAAATAGATCTGAATATTATACTTTGCCTTCCATTGAAGATCTGGATAATATGGTTGGTGAAGATGGACGTTGTATGATTAGAGGTTTCACAATAGGACGTCGGGGCTACGGAAATGTCTATTTCCCAGATGAAATAAATGTAatgaatatgaatttggatGAAATAGTGCATTTCAGATACAAAGAAATCCATATGTACCCTGATGAAACCAAAAAGCCACCTGTGGGTGAAGGTTTAAATAGACGTGCTCAAGTTACCCTAGATAGGGTTTATCCCAGAATGAAAGAAACTAAAGAAATTATAGATAATGTTGACCAAGTTTTGGCAGCAAAATTCCCTGAACAACTTGTTGAAATATCTGCTAAACATGGTTTGAAATTTGTGGATTATAGACCAGAAACTGGGTCCTGGGTTTTCATGGTTGAACATTTTTCTAAGTATGCTTTCACAGAAAGTGATGAAGAAGACTGTGAGTTGATTGTTTCTAACCAAAATAAAACACTCACTGCAAAGGATAGATTGAATGTCTTCTCAGAGAAAAAAGGACTACAATCAACTGATAAAACTCAAATGGAAACTGAT CTTGTGGGTGACAGTATGAATGGCGATTTGGCCTCTGAATATACTGATGAAGGAGATCAAAGACAAGGTGATCTTCTACACAAATCGATGACTATAGACATGGAGGGGCAAGAAGAAGACTTTCTCAATCCGATTTATGAACCAAGCGATACAGATATTTTCTATCATAATTCCCACATTCAGGTGCTGAAAGCtgcatttttttcagaatctgaATGTGCCTCTACTATTTCATCAGTTGATAATTACTCTCCATACAAAACTGATATTTTGGAAGTTAAGGCAAAGCCACTTCACCGTAAACCACCTCAAAGACCTAAagtttggaaaatttatttgaGCATAG catCTCGTCCTAATGATTCTGTACTTCTGAATGCAAGCAGATGCTATAGTGATTTTGGTTTGTACAAAGGAAAATCTTACAAAGTTGGTTGGTGTAATGGTTTCAAAAATTATACTGTAAAATTACCGAGACCTTCAGAATTCGAAGCATCTTTGTCATTAACATTAAATACCATTTCAACAACTTCAATTGATGAGAGTCTTATG GATGCCATTACAGATTGCATGAAAATTGCTCAAAACTGCAGCAGTATGACTATGGAAGGGGAAGAAGGAATTCCAACATTCCAAATTATCAAAGATAGAACTTATTTAATATCAtgccatgaaatatttcagaaggCATCTAATGCTAGTGGGAAATCCCATTTTTTATATAAAGATGTTTGGTCATTGTGCCATGCCTTATGGGGTCCTGGAAGAACAACTGCTCCTTTTGTTAAAAGTAGATTGAGCTCATG GCTTCAAACCTCAATTGAAGATAAAGTGCCTAAGAATAAATTGAACCAAGACAACACTACAGAAAATAAGTTAGATATCATATTCAACCAGCTGTCCTGCTTTGATATTGTGGAAGCTTCAAAAATTGCAATGGAAGCAGATATGCCTATTCTTGCTTTGATAATTTCTCAAATAAATCTGACAAAGAGACTCAAGGCCCAAATAAGACACCAGGTCCAATGTTGGTACAAGGATATGTTTGTTGATCATATTAACCCCGAAATAATGAAGATATATTTGTTACTATCTGGTGATACCTCAAGTCAGgatatagatattttcgaagGATTGGAATGGAAAAGAGCTTTTGGGTTATATCTATGGTACTTAACCAGTGATGGATGTCCATTGCAAGAAGCTATTGCTGCATATACAAATG GTTTCTCCAAAGGAAATGGTGCAGTTGAACCAAAGCCATCATATAATTGTGGGGAAGATAATATATGTTATGACATACTCTATCATATACTTCTGCTTTATAAAAACAACACTTACAGATTAGTGAAAGCTCTACATCCTGAAACTCATACCCCAGTTAAAACAGATTTTAGACTTTC gtggTTGTTGATGCTGTTTTTCCAATCAATAAATGTGGGCCTTATTGACGATTTTGAAGTAACTCATTTACACATAAGTTTTTCATCACAACTAGAAGAAAATGGTTTGTGGGACTTTGCAATTTTACCATTGCTATATCTCAAGAATAActcattgaagaaaaatttaattatgGGCATCTTAAACAGAAATTTATCTATAGATAATGATGcagaaattgaaaagaaattgGTAGAACATTTACATGTTCCAGCTGTGTGGATTGATAATGTAAAATCTTGGAAGAGTAATTCCAGTGTTGTGAGCAGATAA
- the LOC123321759 gene encoding nuclear pore complex protein Nup98-Nup96 isoform X1 — MFSNLNKSTFGTSAPSTSFGLGASTSNTTSPWGSTGNNQLFGKPATPAFGQPASTSFGQPSTSSNSMFPFFSQSNTSGFGSGTSNQSTFGSNVFGQQPATTNLFGSNTFGQQKPTGFGFGTQNQQQPNLFGQSAQPQSSLFQTSGTSNLFSGGGAFGSTSTTMGTGTTIKFTPVTGTDTMQKGGVTTSINTKHHCITCMKEYENKSFEELRLEDYQANRKGPQSQFTSTPFGGTSSMFGQTTENKPAFAQPTGFGQIGGGTTFGQQTTGFGLNTQPSTSNSIFGKPPAFGATSSTTTTFGGFNTPATTSAFGTNQNKTFGGTGTTSLFGTTQTQQQSTPFGSNMFGQNNQNTTGSFFNKPALTTGGSSGGFTFNQTPATTPSNLFQLSKPVFGGLGQTSTASTFGQTPAFGQNTQQNNFGSNTFGKPLTFGQNQNTFQLGGQPNLFANNQQKSGSLLGSGGGLFGNNIFGSNTSSNFPLLQTSTQAAGQGLSTDSNQEPKALPLFATNQFGHTPFLKGLLPVDKPSSPTLYTTNPIEIKKMLENNKKVDENTSIKVKLKLGPPKTQKNNLFEEGTDEDSNKLYKTSCKRLVLKKKQDDSKHSIFENNSLCNDLSLKESDLSQGNDVSNLNGVNNSNLEGDRSFVLGLTEKQKTELKNINDKFALRKNFDWSLNMNGSVNESINTIYSNKNDGSMGDVSNGFEVPRKNTSDIDLTTNEAENENTRSPLSLRITSEISPNDTPLDQATKKVGPCGIILNRSEYYTLPSIEDLDNMVGEDGRCMIRGFTIGRRGYGNVYFPDEINVMNMNLDEIVHFRYKEIHMYPDETKKPPVGEGLNRRAQVTLDRVYPRMKETKEIIDNVDQVLAAKFPEQLVEISAKHGLKFVDYRPETGSWVFMVEHFSKYAFTESDEEDCELIVSNQNKTLTAKDRLNVFSEKKGLQSTDKTQMETDLVGDSMNGDLASEYTDEGDQRQGDLLHKSMTIDMEGQEEDFLNPIYEPSDTDIFYHNSHIQVLKAAFFSESECASTISSVDNYSPYKTDILEVKAKPLHRKPPQRPKVWKIYLSIASRPNDSVLLNASRCYSDFGLYKGKSYKVGWCNGFKNYTVKLPRPSEFEASLSLTLNTISTTSIDESLMDAITDCMKIAQNCSSMTMEGEEGIPTFQIIKDRTYLISCHEIFQKASNASGKSHFLYKDVWSLCHALWGPGRTTAPFVKSRLSSWLQTSIEDKVPKNKLNQDNTTENKLDIIFNQLSCFDIVEASKIAMEADMPILALIISQINLTKRLKAQIRHQVQCWYKDMFVDHINPEIMKIYLLLSGDTSSQDIDIFEGLEWKRAFGLYLWYLTSDGCPLQEAIAAYTNGFSKGNGAVEPKPSYNCGEDNICYDILYHILLLYKNNTYRLVKALHPETHTPVKTDFRLSWLLMLFFQSINVGLIDDFEVTHLHISFSSQLEENGLWDFAILPLLYLKNNSLKKNLIMGILNRNLSIDNDAEIEKKLVEHLHVPAVWIDNVKSWKSNSSVVSR; from the exons atgttttcaaatttaaataagAGTACCTTTGGTACATCTGCTCCTAGTACTTCATTTG GCCTTGGAGCTTCAACGTCAAATACTACTAGTCCTTGGGGTAGTACAGGGAATAATCAACTTTTTGGTAAACCAGCTACACCAGCTTTTGGTCAGCCAGCGTCTACTTCATTTGGTCAACCCTCTACGTCTTCCAATTCAATGTTCCCCTTTTTCTCTCAGTCAAATACTTCAGGTTTTGGATCTGGCACTTCTAATCAGTCAACTTTCG GGTCAAATGTGTTTGGCCAACAACCTGCCACCACCAACTTATTTGGTTCCAACACCTTTGGACAGCAAAAACCCACTGGTTTTGGGTTTGGCACTCAGAATCAACAACAGCCGAATCTTTTTGGACAATCTGCCCAGCCTCAAAGTTCTCTTTTCCAAACATCAGGCACCTCCAACCTCTTCAGTGGAGGTGGTGCCTTTGGTTCTACCTCAACCACCATGGGTACAGGTACCACTATTAAGTTCACTCCAGTAACTGGCACTGATACCATGCAAAAGGGTGGTGTCACCACTAGTATTAATACTAAACATCATTGTATTACTTGTATGAAAGAATACGAAAACAAATCTTTCGAAGAACTCAGACTGGAGGATTATCAGGCTAACAGAAAAG GTCCCCAGTCACAATTCACCTCTACTCCATTTGGAGGCACCTCGTCAATGTTTGGTCAGACAACTGAAAACAAACCAGCATTCGCTCAGCCTACTGGTTTTGGGCAAATAGGTGGTGGAACTACCTTTGGTCAGCAAACAACTGGTTTTGGTTTGAATACTCAGCCATCAACATCTAATAGCATATTTGGAAAACCCCCAGCTTTTGGTGCTACCAGCTCTACCACCACAACCTTTGGAGGATTCAATACTCCTGCCACTACTAGTGCATTTGGAACAAATCAGAATAAAACCTTTGGTGGCACTGGCACAACCTCATTATTTGGTACCACCCAGACACAACAGCAATCTACACCATTTGGGAGCAATATGTTTGGGCAAAATAATCAG AATACTACTGGGAGCTTCTTCAATAAACCTGCACTTACGACAGGTGGCTCTTCTGGGGGATTTACTTTTAACCAGACCCCTGCCACTACTCCAAGTAATCTATTTCAGCTATCGAAACCTGTGTTCGGAGGTTTAGGTCAAACAAGTACAGCCAGCACTTTTGGACAAACACCAGCATTTGGTCAGAACACCCAGCAAAACAATTTTGGAAGTAATACATTTGGAAAGCCTTTAACTTTTGGGCAGAATCAGAATACATTTCAGCTAG GAGGACAACCGAATTTATTTGCTAATAATCAGCAAAAATCAGGGTCTCTTTTAGGTAGCGGTGGAGGACTTTTTGGCAATAACATTTTCGGATCTAATACTTCCTCAAATTTTCCTCTTCTACAAACAAGCACCCAAGCAGCTGGTCAAGG ATTATCGACGGATAGTAATCAAGAGCCAAAAGCTTTACCTTTGTTTGCTACTAATCAGTTCGGTCATACACCTTTCTTGAAGGGTTTGTTACCTGTTGACAAGCCCTCTTCTCCTACATTGTACACAACAAATCCtatagaaataaaaaagatgCTCGAGAATAATAAAAAAGTAGATGAAAACACAAGTATTAAGGTCAAATTGAAACTTGGACCACCTAAAACTCAAAAA AATAACCTGTTTGAGGAAGGTACTGATGAGGATAGTAATAAGCTTTACAAGACATCTTGTAAACGTTTAGTGTTAAAGAAAAAACAAGACGACTCTAAACACAGCATTTTCGAGAACAATTCTCTTTGTAATGATTTGTCTCTCAAAGAATCAGACCTTTCACAAGGAAATGATGTTTCAAACCTGAATGGGGTAAATAATAGCAATTTAGAAGGTGATAGAAGTTTCGTATTGGGATTGACTGAAAAACAGAAAacagaattgaaaaatattaatgaTAAATTTGCATTAAggaagaattttgattggtcacTCAATATGAATGGTTCTGTGAATGAATCTATCAATACCATCTATAGCAATAAAAATGATGGTAGTATGGGTGATGTATCCAATGGATTTGAAGTTCCTAGAAAGAATACATCTGACATCGACCTAACTACCAATGAAGCTGAAAATGAAAACACAAGAA GTCCTCTTTCATTGCGGATTACGTCAGAAATTTCACCTAATGACACTCCACTTGACCAAGCAACAAAAAAAGTTGGTCCATGTGGCATAATCTTAAATAGATCTGAATATTATACTTTGCCTTCCATTGAAGATCTGGATAATATGGTTGGTGAAGATGGACGTTGTATGATTAGAGGTTTCACAATAGGACGTCGGGGCTACGGAAATGTCTATTTCCCAGATGAAATAAATGTAatgaatatgaatttggatGAAATAGTGCATTTCAGATACAAAGAAATCCATATGTACCCTGATGAAACCAAAAAGCCACCTGTGGGTGAAGGTTTAAATAGACGTGCTCAAGTTACCCTAGATAGGGTTTATCCCAGAATGAAAGAAACTAAAGAAATTATAGATAATGTTGACCAAGTTTTGGCAGCAAAATTCCCTGAACAACTTGTTGAAATATCTGCTAAACATGGTTTGAAATTTGTGGATTATAGACCAGAAACTGGGTCCTGGGTTTTCATGGTTGAACATTTTTCTAAGTATGCTTTCACAGAAAGTGATGAAGAAGACTGTGAGTTGATTGTTTCTAACCAAAATAAAACACTCACTGCAAAGGATAGATTGAATGTCTTCTCAGAGAAAAAAGGACTACAATCAACTGATAAAACTCAAATGGAAACTGAT CTTGTGGGTGACAGTATGAATGGCGATTTGGCCTCTGAATATACTGATGAAGGAGATCAAAGACAAGGTGATCTTCTACACAAATCGATGACTATAGACATGGAGGGGCAAGAAGAAGACTTTCTCAATCCGATTTATGAACCAAGCGATACAGATATTTTCTATCATAATTCCCACATTCAGGTGCTGAAAGCtgcatttttttcagaatctgaATGTGCCTCTACTATTTCATCAGTTGATAATTACTCTCCATACAAAACTGATATTTTGGAAGTTAAGGCAAAGCCACTTCACCGTAAACCACCTCAAAGACCTAAagtttggaaaatttatttgaGCATAG catCTCGTCCTAATGATTCTGTACTTCTGAATGCAAGCAGATGCTATAGTGATTTTGGTTTGTACAAAGGAAAATCTTACAAAGTTGGTTGGTGTAATGGTTTCAAAAATTATACTGTAAAATTACCGAGACCTTCAGAATTCGAAGCATCTTTGTCATTAACATTAAATACCATTTCAACAACTTCAATTGATGAGAGTCTTATG GATGCCATTACAGATTGCATGAAAATTGCTCAAAACTGCAGCAGTATGACTATGGAAGGGGAAGAAGGAATTCCAACATTCCAAATTATCAAAGATAGAACTTATTTAATATCAtgccatgaaatatttcagaaggCATCTAATGCTAGTGGGAAATCCCATTTTTTATATAAAGATGTTTGGTCATTGTGCCATGCCTTATGGGGTCCTGGAAGAACAACTGCTCCTTTTGTTAAAAGTAGATTGAGCTCATG GCTTCAAACCTCAATTGAAGATAAAGTGCCTAAGAATAAATTGAACCAAGACAACACTACAGAAAATAAGTTAGATATCATATTCAACCAGCTGTCCTGCTTTGATATTGTGGAAGCTTCAAAAATTGCAATGGAAGCAGATATGCCTATTCTTGCTTTGATAATTTCTCAAATAAATCTGACAAAGAGACTCAAGGCCCAAATAAGACACCAGGTCCAATGTTGGTACAAGGATATGTTTGTTGATCATATTAACCCCGAAATAATGAAGATATATTTGTTACTATCTGGTGATACCTCAAGTCAGgatatagatattttcgaagGATTGGAATGGAAAAGAGCTTTTGGGTTATATCTATGGTACTTAACCAGTGATGGATGTCCATTGCAAGAAGCTATTGCTGCATATACAAATG GTTTCTCCAAAGGAAATGGTGCAGTTGAACCAAAGCCATCATATAATTGTGGGGAAGATAATATATGTTATGACATACTCTATCATATACTTCTGCTTTATAAAAACAACACTTACAGATTAGTGAAAGCTCTACATCCTGAAACTCATACCCCAGTTAAAACAGATTTTAGACTTTC gtggTTGTTGATGCTGTTTTTCCAATCAATAAATGTGGGCCTTATTGACGATTTTGAAGTAACTCATTTACACATAAGTTTTTCATCACAACTAGAAGAAAATGGTTTGTGGGACTTTGCAATTTTACCATTGCTATATCTCAAGAATAActcattgaagaaaaatttaattatgGGCATCTTAAACAGAAATTTATCTATAGATAATGATGcagaaattgaaaagaaattgGTAGAACATTTACATGTTCCAGCTGTGTGGATTGATAATGTAAAATCTTGGAAGAGTAATTCCAGTGTTGTGAGCAGATAA
- the LOC123321792 gene encoding putative glucose-6-phosphate 1-epimerase encodes MAATSCVLMDRGNNTTCTINLHGATVVSWRVNNQEQLFVSKEAIFDGKKAIRGGIPFVFPQFGEWPLGPQHGFGRIMRWNLEKAPERMASGDIEVVFSLSDSPFTRNMWNYQFRLTYRLILREKELHFNVNVFNTNKEASFYFTLLLHTYFKVPDVRRCQITGLSGCTYVDKLRDCNIYHENRDAVVVTEQTDRIYRNTSQEHIITNVVSGRKMRIQKYNFPDTVVWNPWAEKAKELPDFGPEEWPNMLCVEAGRVTHPIVLQPGTAFEASQSLQVM; translated from the exons ATGGCGGCTACAAGCTGCGTTTTGATGGATAGAGGTAATAATACGACATGTACAATAAATTTGCACG GTGCCACTGTAGTCTCTTGGAGAGTGAACAATCAAGAGCAACTTTTTGTGAG taaagAAGCCATATTTGATGGCAAAAAAGCTATCAGAGGTGGTATACCATTTGTTTTCC CACAATTTGGGGAATGGCCCTTGGGACCTCAACATGGCTTTGGGAGAATTATGCGCTGGAATTTGGAGAAAGCCCCAGAGAGAATGGCTAGTGGAGATATAGAAGTGGTATTTTCACTATCAGACAGCCCATTTACAAGGAATATGTGGAATTATCA atttcggCTTACATATAGGTTGATTTTGAGAGAAAAAGAGCTTCATTTTAATGTAAATGTATTCAATACTAACAAAGAGgcttcattttattttaccCTCTTATTACACACGTACTTTAAAGTTCCTGATGTGCGTCGTTGCCAGATAACTGGACTTTCTGGTTGCACATACGTCGACAAATTGCGTGACTGTAACATTTACCATGAAAACCGTGATGCTGTAGTTGTAACTGAGCAAACAGACAGGATCTACAGGAATACATCACAAGAGCATATTATTACGAATGTGGTATCTGGGCGTAAAATGCGCatacaaaaatataattttccagACACAGTAGTTTGGAATCCTTGGGCTGAGAAGGCAAAAGAACTGCCTGATTTTGGACCTGAAGAGTGGCCAAACATGTTATGTGTGGAGGCAGGTAGAGTGACACATCCTATAGTACTTCAACCAGGTACTGCTTTTGAAGCAAGCCAAAGTCTTCAAGTTATGTAA